The Solibacillus sp. FSL W7-1436 genome window below encodes:
- the acpP gene encoding acyl carrier protein — MSTVFERVSKVVVDRLGVDESEVKLEASFREDLGADSLDVVELVMELEDEFDMEISDEDAEKIATVGNAISYIESKIS, encoded by the coding sequence TTGTCTACAGTATTTGAGCGTGTTTCAAAAGTAGTCGTTGACCGTTTAGGCGTTGACGAAAGCGAAGTGAAATTAGAAGCATCATTCCGTGAGGATTTAGGTGCAGATTCATTAGATGTTGTTGAGTTAGTAATGGAACTTGAAGATGAGTTCGATATGGAAATTTCTGATGAAGATGCAGAAAAAATTGCAACAGTTGGTAATGCAATTTCATACATCGAAAGCAAAATTAGCTAA
- the recG gene encoding ATP-dependent DNA helicase RecG, whose product MIHEPVSELKGIGKETAENLMKIGIETIHDLIWTFPYRHEDFRLKDLTETPHNERVTIEARVESEPTVMFLGKNKSRLQFTALAGRHLIKVVFFNQNYLRQKISTGGIITVTGKWDRGRQVIVGSSVTFGPKTEQVDFEPVYSLKGNIQQKRFRKYMRQALDTVKEQLPETLPNDLRESYQLVNIQEALEGVHFPQSADHAKQARRRFVYEELLQFQLRIQALRKANKENEKGISVRFDLEKLKEFIATLPYELTGAQKRVVNEICKDLLLPQRMNRLLQGDVGSGKTVVAAIGLYAAVTAGYQGALMAPTEILAEQHAENLHMWFDPIGVKIALLSGSTKTKARRELLAQLAAGEIDILIGTHALIQPDVEFSKLGFVITDEQHRFGVEQRRVLREKGENPDVLFMTATPIPRTLAITAFGEMDVSIIDELPAGRKEIETHWLKKEQLNSVLMRMTQELEAGRQAYVIAPLIEESDKLDVQNAVEAYEQLKAYFGNRFEVGLMHGRLHSDEKDAVMRAFSDGEIHVLVSTTVVEVGVNVPNATFMTIYDAERFGLAQLHQLRGRVGRGEHQSYCVLIADPKTDEGKERMMSMTETNDGFRLAEKDLELRGSGDFFGKRQSGLPEFKLADLVHDYRALETARQDAEKMLYDEAFWQNPEYEFLREDLTASGVLQGERID is encoded by the coding sequence ATGATTCATGAGCCAGTTTCAGAGTTAAAGGGAATCGGAAAAGAAACAGCCGAAAATTTAATGAAAATTGGCATCGAGACAATCCATGACCTGATTTGGACATTTCCATACCGCCATGAAGATTTTCGATTAAAAGATTTGACTGAAACACCGCATAATGAACGTGTGACGATTGAAGCACGTGTCGAAAGTGAACCGACCGTAATGTTTTTAGGGAAAAATAAATCCCGACTGCAATTTACGGCTCTTGCAGGAAGACATTTAATTAAAGTCGTATTTTTCAATCAAAATTATTTGCGGCAAAAAATTTCTACCGGCGGCATCATTACGGTTACCGGCAAATGGGATCGCGGACGACAAGTAATTGTCGGTTCGTCCGTAACATTCGGACCGAAGACAGAACAAGTCGATTTTGAGCCTGTTTATAGTTTGAAAGGGAATATTCAGCAAAAACGCTTCCGTAAATATATGCGCCAAGCGTTGGACACCGTCAAGGAACAATTGCCTGAGACATTGCCGAACGATCTCCGTGAAAGCTATCAGCTGGTTAATATTCAAGAAGCGCTGGAAGGGGTGCATTTTCCGCAAAGTGCAGACCATGCAAAACAGGCGCGCCGCCGCTTCGTATACGAAGAATTACTGCAGTTCCAGCTGCGTATTCAAGCATTGAGAAAAGCGAATAAAGAAAATGAAAAAGGGATTTCCGTTCGCTTTGATCTCGAAAAATTAAAGGAATTTATAGCAACTTTGCCGTATGAGTTAACAGGTGCCCAAAAGAGGGTCGTCAATGAAATTTGCAAGGATTTACTGTTGCCGCAACGTATGAACCGACTGCTTCAAGGGGATGTTGGTTCTGGGAAGACGGTTGTTGCGGCAATCGGCCTATATGCAGCTGTAACGGCCGGGTATCAAGGGGCTTTAATGGCACCCACCGAAATTTTAGCAGAACAGCATGCGGAAAACCTGCATATGTGGTTTGATCCGATCGGCGTTAAAATCGCTTTATTATCGGGCTCCACAAAAACAAAGGCGCGCCGTGAATTATTGGCACAGCTCGCAGCAGGAGAAATCGATATTCTCATTGGGACACATGCACTTATTCAGCCGGATGTTGAATTCAGTAAGCTAGGATTTGTCATAACGGATGAACAGCATCGTTTTGGTGTAGAACAGCGTCGTGTACTGCGTGAAAAAGGCGAAAACCCGGATGTACTGTTCATGACCGCAACACCTATCCCGCGTACATTGGCCATTACAGCTTTTGGGGAGATGGATGTTTCGATTATTGATGAGTTACCTGCAGGAAGAAAAGAGATTGAAACACATTGGCTGAAAAAAGAACAGCTGAACAGTGTGCTGATGCGCATGACCCAGGAACTTGAAGCAGGCCGCCAAGCGTATGTCATCGCGCCGTTAATCGAAGAGTCCGATAAACTGGATGTGCAAAATGCAGTGGAAGCCTACGAGCAATTGAAGGCGTATTTCGGCAACCGTTTTGAAGTCGGCCTGATGCATGGTCGATTGCATTCGGATGAAAAAGATGCGGTCATGCGTGCATTTAGTGATGGGGAAATTCATGTGCTTGTATCGACAACTGTTGTCGAAGTCGGGGTAAACGTACCAAACGCGACATTCATGACAATATATGATGCCGAGCGTTTTGGTCTAGCACAGCTTCACCAGCTGCGCGGTCGTGTCGGCCGTGGGGAACATCAATCCTATTGTGTGCTGATTGCCGATCCGAAAACAGATGAAGGAAAAGAACGTATGATGAGTATGACTGAGACGAATGACGGTTTCCGCCTGGCTGAAAAAGATTTGGAGCTGCGCGGTTCAGGTGATTTCTTCGGGAAACGACAAAGCGGGTTGCCGGAATTTAAACTGGCCGATCTTGTCCATGATTACCGGGCTCTTGAAACAGCAAGACAGGATGCCGAGAAAATGCTCTATGATGAGGCATTCTGGCAAAATCCGGAATATGAATTTTTACGGGAAGATTTAACGGCTTCTGGTGTTCTGCAGGGAGAACGAATCGATTAA
- the fabD gene encoding ACP S-malonyltransferase, producing the protein MTKIAFIFPGQGSQTVGMGAEFVANDEVSRQYYERANEVLNLPLSDYMLNGPQETLTLTYHAQPALLTSGVMIANKLIKAGIAPQYTAGHSLGEYSAFVISGVIDFEDAVQTVHRRGVFMDEAVPAGQGAMAAILALDGEKLDAICQQVSAEGEVVQIANFNCPGQIVISGTKQGVDEACKRAKEAGAKRALPLVVSGPFHSSLMQKAAHNLKDTVANLPLQEPKIPVVSNVTSELLTTVEAIKEEMVAQVTSSVQWQQNIEKLIAEGVTVFIECGPGKVLSGLVKKIDRNVQTYCVYDEASLTQVVEASKEWKQWV; encoded by the coding sequence ATGACAAAAATTGCTTTTATTTTTCCAGGACAAGGTTCACAAACTGTAGGGATGGGTGCGGAGTTTGTTGCGAATGATGAAGTAAGCAGACAGTATTATGAACGAGCAAACGAAGTGTTGAACCTTCCATTGTCGGACTATATGTTAAACGGTCCACAAGAAACATTAACACTGACATACCATGCTCAGCCAGCTTTGTTGACATCAGGGGTGATGATCGCAAATAAGCTGATTAAAGCCGGTATTGCACCGCAATATACTGCGGGACATTCGTTAGGAGAATACAGTGCATTTGTCATTTCAGGAGTAATTGATTTTGAAGATGCAGTTCAAACAGTTCATAGACGGGGTGTATTTATGGACGAGGCAGTACCTGCAGGTCAAGGAGCAATGGCAGCAATATTGGCGTTAGACGGAGAAAAACTAGACGCCATTTGCCAGCAAGTATCCGCTGAAGGAGAAGTTGTTCAAATAGCGAACTTCAACTGTCCGGGCCAAATTGTGATTTCAGGTACGAAACAAGGTGTTGACGAAGCATGTAAAAGAGCGAAGGAAGCAGGAGCAAAACGAGCTTTACCTTTAGTCGTAAGCGGTCCTTTCCATAGTTCATTAATGCAGAAAGCAGCACATAATTTAAAAGATACGGTAGCAAATTTACCATTACAGGAACCAAAAATTCCGGTAGTGAGCAATGTAACTTCAGAGCTTTTAACGACGGTTGAAGCAATTAAAGAAGAAATGGTTGCCCAAGTAACAAGCTCTGTACAATGGCAGCAAAACATTGAAAAGCTTATTGCTGAAGGGGTAACAGTCTTTATCGAATGCGGACCTGGAAAAGTATTATCAGGCTTAGTGAAAAAAATCGACCGCAATGTACAAACATACTGTGTATATGATGAGGCGAGTTTGACACAAGTTGTTGAGGCATCAAAGGAGTGGAAACAATGGGTTTAA
- a CDS encoding VOC family protein: MGNMYPYFVLNGQAKEAVVLYAELFNAKSVTISTFGELPPNPERPIPPEAKDLVMNAQIELQEGQMMFSDTYPGSPQATVGDNISIAYTSKDEQEIRFIFDGLRKDGKVVMELQETFWSKCYGQVKDKFGVLWQLSLEA; encoded by the coding sequence ATGGGAAACATGTATCCGTATTTCGTGCTAAATGGACAAGCAAAAGAGGCAGTGGTGTTATATGCAGAACTGTTTAATGCCAAAAGTGTAACGATTTCAACATTTGGAGAATTACCGCCGAATCCTGAGCGCCCTATTCCGCCGGAAGCAAAAGATTTGGTCATGAATGCGCAAATTGAACTGCAGGAAGGTCAAATGATGTTTTCCGATACGTATCCGGGCTCTCCGCAAGCGACGGTAGGAGACAATATCAGCATTGCCTATACATCAAAAGACGAGCAGGAAATCCGATTTATTTTCGATGGTTTAAGAAAAGACGGAAAGGTCGTAATGGAGTTGCAGGAGACCTTTTGGAGCAAGTGCTATGGGCAAGTAAAAGATAAGTTTGGTGTACTGTGGCAGCTAAGCCTTGAAGCATAA
- the fapR gene encoding transcription factor FapR, with the protein MKRSKKERQSLLTEQIADNPFVTDEQLAAEFNVSVQTIRLDRMELAIPELRERIKDVAAKKYDEVKSLPLDEVIGEIIDIELDNRAISIFDVGEEHVFQRNGIARGHHLFAQANSLAVAVIDDELALTVKSNVAFVKPVRAGNRVVTKAVVKGKNPDKNRTFIEVTSSVDNEIVFKGEFEMYRMKGEETT; encoded by the coding sequence ATGAAGCGTTCCAAAAAAGAGCGACAGTCGTTATTGACTGAACAGATCGCAGACAATCCTTTCGTGACAGATGAACAATTAGCAGCCGAATTTAATGTGAGCGTTCAAACAATTCGATTGGATCGCATGGAACTCGCTATTCCGGAATTGCGTGAACGTATTAAAGATGTTGCTGCTAAAAAATATGATGAAGTAAAATCGTTGCCACTTGATGAAGTCATCGGTGAAATTATTGATATAGAGCTGGATAACCGGGCAATTTCAATATTTGATGTTGGAGAAGAACATGTTTTCCAGCGCAACGGCATAGCGCGCGGTCACCATTTATTTGCACAGGCCAATTCTTTGGCGGTTGCAGTAATTGATGATGAGCTTGCCCTTACTGTAAAATCAAATGTAGCTTTCGTGAAGCCGGTTCGAGCAGGTAATCGTGTCGTAACGAAGGCAGTTGTAAAAGGGAAAAACCCTGATAAAAACCGTACATTTATCGAAGTGACTTCTTCTGTTGATAATGAAATAGTTTTCAAGGGAGAGTTTGAAATGTATCGGATGAAAGGTGAAGAAACAACATGA
- the sdaAA gene encoding L-serine ammonia-lyase, iron-sulfur-dependent, subunit alpha translates to MDVLFRSVRELVELAERDGKLISDLMIEQEMLITGRSREDIFKQMDRNLTIMEEAVERGLKGVQSVTGLTGGDAVLIQNYIKKGNTLAGDLLLDAVSKAVATNEVNAAMGTICATPTAGSAGVVPGTLFAVKNKLNPTREQMIRYLFTSGAFGFIVANNASISGAEGGCQAEVGSASAMAAAAIVEMAGGTAQQSSEAFAITLKNMLGLVCDPVAGLVEVPCVKRNAMGASNSLVAADMALAGVTSRIPCDEVIGAMYRIGQSMSPNLKETARGGLAATPTGKAITHAIFEGGDLKSLLKSRVGSN, encoded by the coding sequence ATGGATGTTTTATTCCGCAGTGTTCGTGAGCTGGTGGAGTTGGCCGAAAGAGATGGAAAGCTGATTTCCGATTTGATGATCGAGCAGGAAATGTTAATTACAGGTCGCTCGCGTGAAGATATCTTTAAGCAGATGGACCGCAACTTAACGATTATGGAAGAAGCGGTAGAGCGCGGCTTGAAAGGTGTACAGTCCGTAACAGGTTTAACGGGTGGCGATGCTGTACTTATTCAGAACTATATTAAAAAAGGCAATACATTAGCCGGAGACCTTTTACTTGATGCTGTCAGCAAAGCTGTTGCTACAAATGAAGTGAATGCGGCAATGGGTACAATTTGTGCAACACCAACTGCAGGTTCAGCGGGAGTAGTTCCGGGGACGTTATTTGCAGTCAAAAATAAATTAAATCCGACACGTGAACAGATGATTCGCTATTTATTCACATCTGGAGCGTTCGGTTTTATCGTTGCAAACAATGCATCAATTTCAGGTGCGGAAGGTGGCTGTCAGGCGGAAGTCGGCAGTGCATCGGCAATGGCGGCGGCAGCAATTGTGGAAATGGCTGGCGGCACAGCGCAGCAAAGTTCGGAAGCATTTGCAATCACACTGAAAAATATGCTCGGTTTAGTATGTGATCCTGTTGCTGGCTTAGTGGAAGTGCCTTGTGTTAAACGTAATGCAATGGGTGCATCCAACTCATTAGTCGCAGCGGATATGGCATTGGCAGGTGTGACAAGCCGAATTCCATGTGATGAGGTAATCGGCGCAATGTACCGAATTGGTCAGTCAATGAGCCCGAACCTGAAAGAAACAGCACGAGGCGGTTTAGCCGCAACACCAACAGGCAAAGCTATTACCCATGCAATCTTTGAAGGCGGAGACCTGAAAAGCCTGCTGAAGTCACGTGTAGGCAGTAACTAA
- a CDS encoding Asp23/Gls24 family envelope stress response protein: MSVELNNEFGHIDISNDVIAQIAGGAAIECYGIVGMASKHQIRDGLTDILRKENFAKGVLIRQEGDDLHIDMYIIVSYGTKISEIAYQVQSKVKYTVNKTLGMSVKSVNIFVQGVRVANV, encoded by the coding sequence AATTCGGTCATATTGATATTTCCAATGATGTTATTGCTCAGATTGCTGGTGGAGCAGCGATTGAATGCTATGGCATTGTAGGCATGGCATCAAAACATCAAATTCGTGATGGTTTAACAGATATTTTACGAAAAGAGAATTTTGCAAAAGGTGTGCTCATCCGCCAAGAAGGTGATGACTTACATATTGATATGTACATTATTGTAAGCTATGGTACGAAAATTTCTGAAATCGCTTATCAAGTACAATCCAAAGTAAAATATACAGTAAATAAAACATTAGGTATGAGCGTTAAATCAGTTAATATTTTTGTTCAAGGCGTTCGTGTTGCGAATGTGTAA
- the rnc gene encoding ribonuclease III: protein MTYRKKGNNQKPGVLPEKVKEQFQVLENEMNIHFQNKDLLYQAFTHSSYVNEHRRKLFTDNERLEFLGDAVLELSVSKYLFEKFPNMSEGELTKLRASIVCEPSLVVFANELNFGQFVLLGKGEELTGGRERPALLADVFESFVGALYLDQGLEVVVAFLERVVFPKVEVGAFSHVMDFKSQLQEIIQQTNNGLLNYEIVDEKGPAHNRTFVSRVLLNSQELGIGRGKSKKEAEQQAAQSAMLMLKQSKQEEE from the coding sequence ATGACCTATAGAAAAAAAGGGAACAACCAGAAACCCGGTGTACTCCCTGAAAAAGTAAAAGAACAATTTCAAGTTTTAGAAAACGAAATGAACATTCATTTCCAGAATAAAGATTTATTATATCAAGCATTTACACATTCATCTTATGTGAATGAGCATCGCCGCAAATTATTTACGGACAACGAGCGATTAGAATTTTTAGGGGACGCTGTATTAGAGTTATCTGTATCAAAATATTTATTTGAAAAATTTCCGAATATGAGCGAAGGGGAACTTACGAAATTACGTGCATCAATCGTTTGTGAGCCATCACTAGTTGTTTTTGCGAATGAACTAAACTTCGGACAATTCGTTTTATTAGGTAAAGGTGAAGAATTAACAGGTGGTCGTGAACGTCCGGCATTACTTGCTGACGTATTTGAATCATTTGTAGGAGCCCTTTATTTAGATCAAGGTCTAGAAGTAGTTGTCGCATTTTTAGAACGTGTCGTATTCCCTAAAGTTGAAGTCGGTGCTTTTTCGCATGTGATGGATTTTAAAAGTCAATTACAAGAAATTATTCAACAAACAAATAACGGCCTTTTAAATTATGAAATTGTTGATGAAAAAGGTCCAGCACATAATCGAACATTCGTTTCACGCGTATTGTTAAACAGCCAGGAGTTAGGTATTGGCCGTGGAAAATCAAAGAAAGAGGCTGAGCAGCAAGCAGCACAAAGTGCCATGCTGATGCTTAAGCAGTCAAAGCAAGAGGAGGAATAA
- the fabG gene encoding 3-oxoacyl-[acyl-carrier-protein] reductase — protein MGLTGKCAVVTGASRGIGRAIALQLASEGAKVVVNYSGSEQKAQEVVEEIKANGGEAIAVQANVADADSVQNLMKSALDTYGSIDILVNNAGITRDNLLMRMKDDEWDDVINTNLKGVFLCTKAVTRQMMKQRAGRIINISSIVGVAGNAGQANYVAAKAGVIGLTKTTAQELASRNILVNAIAPGFITTEMTEGLPEDLKEGMLKQIPLAKLGQPEDIAKAVVFFASDSANYITGQTLQIDGGMVMA, from the coding sequence ATGGGTTTAACAGGGAAATGTGCTGTCGTAACAGGGGCATCTCGTGGCATTGGTCGCGCAATCGCATTACAATTGGCAAGTGAAGGTGCAAAAGTCGTTGTCAATTATAGCGGAAGCGAACAAAAGGCACAGGAAGTTGTAGAAGAAATTAAAGCAAACGGCGGCGAAGCAATTGCCGTGCAGGCGAATGTGGCAGATGCGGATTCTGTACAGAATTTAATGAAATCAGCGCTTGATACGTACGGTTCGATTGATATTTTAGTGAACAATGCGGGCATTACGCGTGACAATCTATTAATGCGTATGAAAGATGACGAATGGGATGATGTCATCAATACGAATTTAAAAGGTGTTTTCCTTTGTACAAAAGCCGTAACGCGTCAAATGATGAAACAACGTGCAGGACGCATTATTAATATTTCTTCAATCGTTGGGGTTGCAGGAAATGCCGGACAGGCAAACTACGTAGCAGCAAAAGCGGGTGTGATCGGTCTTACGAAAACAACTGCGCAGGAACTTGCATCACGTAATATTTTAGTTAATGCCATTGCACCAGGCTTTATTACAACGGAAATGACAGAAGGTTTACCTGAAGATTTAAAAGAAGGTATGCTGAAACAAATTCCATTGGCAAAACTAGGTCAACCGGAAGATATCGCAAAAGCTGTCGTATTTTTCGCATCAGACAGCGCCAACTACATTACAGGCCAAACCCTCCAAATAGACGGCGGCATGGTAATGGCTTAA
- the sdaAB gene encoding L-serine ammonia-lyase, iron-sulfur-dependent subunit beta — protein MKFTSVFDIIGPVMIGPSSSHTAGAARIGRVARDLFGRQPKWAKIYLYGSFAETYRGHGTDVAIIGGLLDYDTDDERIKTSFAEAEKAGLQFEFIPETANKEHPNTARILMGDDESEMSVEGISIGGGKIEISEVNGFKLRLTGGMPAILVVHDDRAGCIANVANCLAMHDVNIGHMEVSRIERGLTALMVIEVDQNIDQRLLEQISYIPHITKVSKINN, from the coding sequence ATGAAATTTACATCGGTGTTTGATATTATTGGACCTGTTATGATTGGTCCGTCCTCTTCACATACAGCAGGGGCAGCGCGAATTGGGCGTGTTGCACGCGATTTGTTTGGACGGCAGCCGAAATGGGCTAAAATTTATTTATACGGTTCTTTTGCCGAAACGTACCGCGGCCACGGAACGGATGTGGCGATTATCGGTGGGTTATTAGATTACGATACGGATGATGAACGTATTAAAACTTCTTTTGCGGAAGCAGAAAAAGCAGGCCTGCAATTTGAATTTATTCCGGAAACAGCTAATAAAGAGCATCCAAATACCGCGCGTATATTAATGGGCGATGACGAATCGGAAATGAGCGTTGAAGGCATTTCGATCGGAGGCGGTAAAATTGAAATTAGTGAAGTGAATGGATTCAAGCTGCGTCTGACAGGCGGGATGCCGGCAATTTTAGTTGTGCATGATGACCGTGCAGGCTGTATTGCGAACGTGGCGAACTGTTTAGCAATGCATGATGTCAATATTGGACATATGGAAGTATCGCGTATTGAACGTGGTTTAACCGCTTTAATGGTGATTGAAGTCGATCAGAACATCGATCAGCGTCTGTTAGAGCAGATTTCATACATTCCGCATATTACGAAAGTATCGAAAATTAATAACTAA
- a CDS encoding DAK2 domain-containing protein — MKSLDGIKFAEMVQMGAHHLYQNAAYVDSLNVFPVPDGDTGTNMNLSMTSGADETEANVSAHIGKTAQALSKGLLMGARGNSGVILSQLFRGFGKAIEKEAEIDAKGLANAFQAGVDTAYKAVMKPVEGTILTVAREAAAKGVEVAETEEDMIILMEAFIEEAKQSLNRTPDLLPVLKEVGVVDSGGQGLLFVYEGFLASMKGEPLPEKNESSLDDLINAEHHRVQDFMDTSDIEFGYCTEIMVRLEEDKSPFNEEQFRQELNPMGDSLLVISDDEIAKVHIHSETPGAVLAAGQKYGSLIKIKVDNMREQHSAIVNDAPQAPAKQQKTKVPYAIVTIAMGEGVSNLLRSIGASYVIEGGQTMNPSTEDIVKAVKEIGAERVLILPNNKNIIMAAEQAAELLEIEAAVVPTKTIPQGMAAILAFNPAESVDTNKSNMTQGFAHVKTGQVTFAVRDTSIDGVEIRKDDYMALAEGKIILSTPEMMDAAKKVLEGLMDEDSEIITIIYGEDATAEQADELQNFIEENYPDAEVEIVEGKQSLYPFILSVE, encoded by the coding sequence ATGAAGTCTTTAGACGGAATTAAATTTGCTGAAATGGTACAAATGGGTGCACATCACCTATACCAAAATGCAGCTTATGTAGATTCGCTAAATGTATTCCCTGTGCCGGATGGTGATACAGGGACAAATATGAATTTATCAATGACATCTGGTGCAGATGAAACAGAAGCCAATGTAAGTGCACATATCGGTAAAACAGCTCAGGCTTTATCAAAAGGCTTACTAATGGGCGCACGCGGAAATTCAGGCGTAATTTTATCTCAGTTATTCCGCGGGTTCGGCAAAGCGATTGAAAAAGAAGCTGAAATCGACGCGAAAGGCTTAGCGAACGCATTCCAGGCAGGTGTAGATACTGCCTATAAAGCCGTTATGAAACCAGTCGAAGGGACAATCCTGACGGTTGCCCGTGAAGCGGCAGCAAAAGGTGTGGAAGTTGCTGAAACAGAAGAAGATATGATTATCCTGATGGAAGCATTCATCGAGGAAGCGAAACAATCATTAAACCGCACACCGGATCTTTTACCAGTCTTAAAAGAAGTAGGCGTTGTCGACAGCGGCGGCCAAGGATTACTGTTCGTTTACGAAGGATTCCTTGCTTCTATGAAAGGCGAGCCACTACCGGAAAAAAATGAATCTTCACTGGATGATTTAATTAATGCAGAACATCACCGTGTACAAGACTTCATGGACACATCTGATATTGAATTTGGATACTGTACAGAAATCATGGTGCGTTTAGAGGAAGATAAATCACCATTTAATGAAGAACAGTTCCGCCAAGAATTGAATCCTATGGGCGACTCATTACTCGTAATCTCGGACGATGAAATTGCAAAAGTACATATACACTCGGAAACTCCAGGTGCCGTACTTGCAGCGGGTCAAAAATATGGCAGTCTAATTAAAATTAAAGTAGACAATATGCGTGAGCAGCATTCTGCGATTGTCAACGATGCACCACAAGCACCTGCGAAACAGCAAAAAACAAAAGTACCATATGCGATTGTAACAATTGCAATGGGTGAAGGTGTATCCAATCTTCTGCGCTCGATCGGTGCTTCATATGTAATTGAAGGCGGACAGACGATGAACCCTTCTACTGAAGACATCGTAAAAGCGGTAAAAGAAATTGGAGCAGAGCGTGTTCTGATTTTACCGAACAACAAAAATATCATTATGGCGGCAGAGCAAGCAGCTGAACTTCTGGAAATTGAAGCAGCGGTTGTGCCGACAAAAACGATCCCTCAAGGAATGGCAGCTATTTTAGCATTCAATCCTGCTGAGTCGGTTGATACGAACAAGTCTAACATGACACAAGGCTTTGCCCATGTGAAGACTGGTCAGGTAACATTTGCAGTACGTGATACATCGATTGACGGTGTTGAAATCCGCAAAGATGATTATATGGCATTGGCTGAAGGTAAAATTATTTTATCGACTCCTGAAATGATGGATGCAGCGAAAAAAGTGCTTGAAGGATTAATGGATGAAGATTCTGAAATCATCACAATCATTTATGGTGAAGATGCAACAGCAGAACAAGCCGATGAATTACAGAACTTTATCGAAGAAAACTATCCGGATGCTGAAGTGGAAATTGTAGAAGGTAAGCAATCCCTGTATCCGTTCATTTTATCTGTAGAATAA
- the plsX gene encoding phosphate acyltransferase PlsX, protein MKIAVDGMGGDNAPQAIVEGVFMALEDFPKLTIDLYGDEQKMAPFLKNHDRLTVVHCSEVVEAEDDPARAVRRKKDSSMARMLDAVAEGKADACLSAGNTGALMAGGLFKVGRIDGVARPALATTLPTMNGDGFLMLDLGANADAKPENLLQYAIMGDIYVKQVRGQNAPRIGLLNIGTEDKKGNELTKAAFTLLKEADFNFEGNVEARELLNGVADVVVTDGFTGNMVLKTIEGTAGTVFKMLKDALFATTKTKIAAALVKNDLKQLKDKMDYTEYGGAALFGLKAPVIKAHGSSNARAIYSAIRQATIMVEHKVCETITKKIEQLPKPE, encoded by the coding sequence ATGAAAATAGCAGTAGATGGTATGGGCGGAGATAACGCACCACAGGCAATCGTGGAAGGTGTCTTCATGGCGCTAGAAGATTTTCCGAAATTAACGATTGATTTATATGGCGATGAACAAAAAATGGCACCATTTTTAAAAAATCACGATCGCCTAACGGTTGTTCATTGTAGTGAAGTTGTAGAAGCGGAGGACGACCCGGCACGAGCAGTACGCCGCAAAAAAGATTCTTCAATGGCCCGTATGCTTGATGCGGTTGCTGAAGGAAAGGCGGACGCTTGTTTATCGGCCGGGAATACTGGTGCTTTAATGGCAGGCGGACTTTTCAAAGTAGGGCGTATTGATGGGGTAGCCCGTCCTGCATTAGCAACAACATTACCGACGATGAATGGTGATGGCTTCCTTATGCTTGATTTAGGGGCGAATGCAGATGCAAAACCTGAAAACTTATTACAGTACGCAATTATGGGTGATATTTATGTGAAGCAAGTACGCGGTCAAAATGCACCTCGTATTGGATTATTAAATATCGGAACAGAAGATAAAAAAGGTAATGAATTAACGAAAGCGGCATTCACATTGTTGAAAGAAGCGGATTTTAACTTTGAAGGCAATGTAGAAGCGCGCGAATTACTGAATGGGGTCGCTGATGTTGTCGTAACGGATGGGTTTACAGGCAATATGGTGCTGAAAACAATTGAAGGAACGGCAGGCACGGTTTTCAAAATGTTGAAGGATGCGTTATTTGCCACGACAAAAACGAAAATTGCTGCAGCATTAGTTAAAAATGATCTAAAACAGTTAAAAGATAAAATGGATTATACAGAATACGGTGGGGCGGCTTTATTCGGCCTGAAAGCACCTGTTATCAAAGCACATGGTTCTTCAAATGCACGTGCGATTTACAGTGCAATTCGCCAAGCGACAATTATGGTAGAGCATAAAGTATGCGAAACAATTACCAAAAAAATTGAGCAATTGCCAAAGCCGGAATAA